In a single window of the Chondrocystis sp. NIES-4102 genome:
- the chlP gene encoding geranylgeranyl reductase, whose protein sequence is MGLRVAVVGSGPAGSSAAEVLASSGIETYLFERKLDNAKPCGGAIPLCMVEEFDLPQKIIDRQVRKMKMISPSNREVDIGHTLKGGEYIGMCRREVLDGFLRDRAAKLGANLINGTVYQLDIPDSDQDPYTLHYADHSNGSVQGEMKTLKVDLVIGADGANSRIAKAIDAGDYNYAIAFQERIRLPEDKMAYYQDLAEMYVGDDVSTDFYAWVFPKYDHVAVGTGTMKVNQADIKKLQAGIRKRAAKRLEGGKIIKVEAHPIPEHPRPRPIRGRVALVGDALGTVTKSSGEGIYFAAKSGRMCAELIVERSQNGQRVPTEKDLKDFLKRWNKTYGSTYLVLDILQRVFYRSDATREAFVEMCDDIDVQKMTFDSYLYKTVVPANPLVQMKITAKTIGSLIRGNALAP, encoded by the coding sequence TTGGGATTAAGGGTAGCTGTTGTAGGTTCAGGGCCAGCAGGTTCATCAGCCGCAGAAGTTTTAGCCTCTTCAGGTATTGAAACTTATTTATTTGAGCGCAAGTTGGATAATGCAAAACCATGCGGTGGCGCAATTCCTCTTTGCATGGTAGAAGAATTTGATTTGCCACAAAAAATTATTGATCGGCAAGTCAGAAAAATGAAAATGATCTCGCCATCTAATAGAGAAGTAGATATCGGACATACTCTTAAAGGTGGTGAATATATCGGTATGTGTCGCCGAGAAGTTTTAGATGGCTTTTTACGCGATCGCGCTGCTAAATTAGGAGCGAACTTAATCAACGGCACAGTATATCAGCTAGACATCCCTGATAGCGATCAAGATCCCTACACCCTACACTACGCAGATCATTCCAATGGTAGTGTTCAAGGGGAAATGAAAACCCTCAAAGTAGATCTAGTGATCGGTGCTGATGGGGCAAATTCCCGAATTGCCAAGGCTATTGATGCTGGTGATTATAATTATGCGATCGCTTTCCAAGAGCGTATTCGCTTGCCTGAAGATAAAATGGCATATTATCAAGATCTAGCAGAGATGTATGTGGGTGATGACGTTTCTACAGATTTTTATGCTTGGGTATTTCCCAAATATGACCACGTAGCAGTCGGAACAGGCACTATGAAGGTCAATCAAGCAGATATCAAGAAATTACAAGCTGGTATCCGTAAACGTGCTGCTAAAAGATTAGAAGGTGGCAAAATTATTAAAGTAGAAGCCCACCCCATTCCAGAACATCCCCGTCCTCGTCCTATTCGTGGTCGTGTAGCTTTAGTTGGCGATGCTTTGGGTACTGTTACTAAGTCTTCTGGGGAAGGTATTTATTTTGCAGCTAAATCTGGTCGGATGTGTGCAGAATTAATTGTCGAGCGATCGCAGAATGGACAAAGAGTTCCCACGGAAAAAGACCTCAAAGATTTCCTCAAGCGTTGGAACAAAACCTATGGTTCTACCTATCTTGTGTTAGATATCCTACAAAGAGTTTTCTATCGTAGTGATGCTACTCGCGAGGCATTTGTGGAAATGTGCGACGATATTGACGTACAAAAAATGACTTTTGATAGCTATCTCTACAAGACTGTAGTTCCTGCTAATCCTTTAGTGCAAATGAAAATTACCGCTAAAACTATCGGTAGTTTAATTAGAGGTAACGCTTTAGCACCCTAA
- a CDS encoding ferrochelatase encodes MVTIGHQSTIHEHDHHHDSQEHIHHNHTHDDTANQRVAVLLMGYGEVESYEDFANYNEQALNLLTAKFAPVPTWIYPAIAKLLAIFDLHEWSHQHNNFISPHNAIFETQRAGIEKELQATWGNKIKVFKAFNFCAPYLPEQVLEEIKAEGFEKILIYPLLVVDSIFTSGIAVEQVNKALAKQASGESHWLKNTRYIPSFFNKPDYIKLLATMVEEKIAEELAAGHLASQIGIILMNHGCPHKAKGFTSGISESEALYELVRAELIEKYPLISVGWLNHDTPLIEWTQPNVKLAAQNLMELGATSIIMMPIGFATENHETLLDVDHIIHHLQHKHSDVTFIRMPCVNDRPEFLKMVADWASPLIGDLLETSGVAVNPQLAKAQAVHHHHHHH; translated from the coding sequence GTGGTCACAATTGGACATCAATCTACAATTCACGAACATGATCACCATCATGATTCACAAGAACATATCCATCATAATCACACCCACGACGATACTGCAAACCAACGAGTGGCGGTTTTATTAATGGGTTATGGTGAGGTTGAAAGCTACGAAGACTTTGCCAATTATAACGAACAGGCATTAAACCTGTTGACAGCAAAATTTGCGCCAGTGCCAACTTGGATTTATCCTGCGATCGCTAAACTTTTGGCTATTTTCGATTTACATGAATGGAGTCACCAACACAATAATTTTATCTCCCCCCACAATGCAATTTTTGAGACTCAAAGAGCAGGAATAGAAAAAGAATTGCAAGCAACTTGGGGAAATAAGATTAAGGTTTTTAAAGCGTTTAACTTTTGCGCTCCTTATTTACCAGAACAAGTATTAGAAGAAATAAAAGCAGAAGGGTTTGAAAAAATATTAATTTATCCTTTACTCGTAGTTGATTCTATCTTTACTAGTGGTATTGCTGTTGAGCAAGTAAATAAGGCTTTAGCTAAACAAGCATCTGGAGAATCACACTGGTTAAAAAATACCCGTTATATTCCTTCATTCTTTAATAAGCCAGATTATATTAAATTGCTGGCGACAATGGTGGAAGAAAAAATTGCAGAAGAACTAGCAGCAGGACATCTAGCTTCTCAAATTGGCATTATTCTGATGAATCATGGTTGTCCCCATAAAGCCAAAGGATTTACATCGGGAATTAGCGAAAGCGAGGCTTTATACGAATTGGTGAGGGCAGAATTAATTGAAAAATATCCCCTCATTTCTGTAGGTTGGCTCAATCACGATACACCACTGATTGAATGGACTCAACCTAATGTAAAACTTGCTGCACAAAATTTGATGGAGTTGGGGGCAACTTCGATAATTATGATGCCTATTGGTTTTGCCACCGAAAACCACGAAACTCTGTTAGACGTAGATCATATAATTCATCATCTGCAACACAAACATTCAGATGTAACTTTTATCAGAATGCCTTGCGTTAACGATCGCCCTGAATTTTTAAAGATGGTAGCAGACTGGGCAAGCCCTTTAATTGGCGATTTACTAGAAACTTCTGGGGTAGCAGTTAATCCACAACTAGCCAAAGCACAAGCAGTACATCACCATCATCACCACCATTAA
- the moaB1 gene encoding molybdenum cofactor biosynthesis protein B, giving the protein MNQKESLQPLKIAVMTVSDTRTSTDDHSGKILMESLKQEGHFLAEKTIVPDNIYQIRAVISNWIADQTIQIIITTGGTGVTGRDGTPEAIKPLLDKELEGFGELFRFISYQEIKTSTIQSRCLAGVANATYIFCLPGSSGACKTGWGIIKDQLDSRNRPCNLAQLIPRLNES; this is encoded by the coding sequence ATGAATCAAAAGGAATCTTTACAACCATTAAAAATAGCTGTGATGACTGTTTCCGACACACGTACATCTACAGACGATCACTCAGGTAAAATTTTAATGGAAAGTTTAAAACAGGAGGGGCATTTTCTAGCAGAAAAAACAATTGTACCTGACAACATATATCAGATTCGTGCAGTCATATCTAACTGGATAGCAGATCAGACAATTCAAATAATTATCACCACAGGAGGTACGGGAGTTACAGGCAGAGATGGCACTCCAGAGGCAATTAAACCATTATTAGATAAAGAACTAGAAGGTTTTGGCGAACTTTTTCGCTTCATTTCCTATCAAGAAATAAAAACTTCCACAATACAATCTCGTTGTCTGGCTGGAGTTGCTAACGCTACTTATATTTTCTGTTTACCAGGTTCAAGTGGTGCTTGCAAAACTGGGTGGGGAATAATCAAAGATCAATTAGATTCTCGTAATCGACCTTGCAATTTAGCCCAATTAATACCGAGATTAAATGAAAGTTAA
- a CDS encoding putative reverse transcriptase, whose protein sequence is MKDKVWSKSAKVMNTENPMYEWNTIPWRKLEKQVFKLQKRIYQASERGHVKVVRRLQKLLISSWSSKAIAVRQVTQDNQGKKTAGIDGVKSLNPAQRLKLVNNLELENKSKPTRRIWIPKPGSSEKRPLGIPTIMERAKQALAKMALEPEWEAKFEENSYGFRPGRSCHDAITAIHKSLGQKSKYILDADIAKCFDKIDHQKLLGKINTYPKMRRQIKAWLKSGVIDKGVFNPTSEGTPQGGVLSPLLANIALHGMENFIKEKFPRKVNKNMDRPTPNVIRYADDFVILHKDIEVIKQCKILIETWLKDIGLELKPEKTRLSHSLEEYDGNTGFEFLGFHIQHYHAGKYKSALSSKRKPLLHKLKIKPSKKSIKKHLTKIEDVIDKHRVSKTEKVIGTLNPIIRGWTNYFKGVVSCETFKLLDHLTYQKLRRWANRRHPKKGKKWIKNKYWKSIENQKWVFSETYENEITIRLINHSDTKIVRHIKVRGKKSPYDGDFVYWSQRLSKYSELPTRVKTLLKNQKGKCSSCKLSFTSRDILEVDHIKPVSQGGTDTYKNLQLLHRHCHDKKSSQDYKKWREQRYSCQESSY, encoded by the coding sequence ATGAAAGATAAAGTCTGGAGTAAAAGTGCAAAAGTCATGAACACGGAAAATCCGATGTATGAATGGAATACTATACCCTGGCGCAAGCTAGAAAAACAGGTATTTAAGCTGCAAAAAAGAATTTATCAAGCCTCTGAACGTGGACACGTCAAAGTAGTACGCAGACTCCAAAAACTTCTGATAAGCTCATGGTCATCCAAAGCAATTGCGGTAAGACAAGTAACTCAAGACAACCAAGGGAAAAAAACAGCAGGAATAGATGGGGTCAAATCCCTAAATCCTGCACAAAGACTGAAATTGGTAAACAACCTTGAACTAGAGAATAAATCAAAACCCACTAGAAGAATATGGATACCAAAACCAGGGTCGTCTGAGAAAAGACCATTAGGGATTCCTACTATTATGGAAAGAGCAAAACAAGCTCTAGCCAAAATGGCATTAGAACCAGAATGGGAAGCCAAATTTGAAGAAAATTCATACGGTTTCAGACCAGGACGTTCTTGTCATGACGCAATTACGGCAATACATAAGTCACTAGGTCAAAAATCCAAGTACATACTAGATGCGGACATAGCGAAATGTTTTGATAAGATTGACCATCAAAAACTATTAGGGAAAATAAACACTTACCCCAAGATGAGAAGGCAAATTAAAGCATGGCTCAAAAGTGGGGTAATAGACAAAGGGGTCTTCAATCCAACATCTGAGGGAACTCCTCAAGGGGGCGTTTTAAGCCCATTACTTGCGAATATTGCTTTACACGGAATGGAAAACTTTATTAAAGAAAAGTTTCCCAGGAAAGTAAACAAAAATATGGATAGACCGACACCCAATGTTATTCGATATGCTGACGACTTTGTGATTTTACACAAAGATATAGAAGTAATCAAACAGTGCAAAATCCTAATAGAAACTTGGCTAAAAGATATAGGTTTAGAGTTAAAACCAGAGAAAACTCGTCTAAGCCACAGTCTTGAAGAGTACGATGGAAACACAGGATTTGAATTCTTAGGTTTCCATATCCAGCACTATCATGCAGGGAAATACAAATCAGCACTAAGCTCAAAGAGAAAACCACTCCTTCACAAACTGAAAATCAAACCTTCCAAAAAAAGTATCAAAAAACATCTAACGAAGATTGAAGATGTAATTGATAAACATCGAGTATCCAAAACTGAAAAAGTTATTGGAACACTCAACCCAATCATTAGAGGATGGACTAACTACTTCAAGGGAGTAGTCAGTTGTGAAACGTTTAAACTCCTAGACCACCTAACATATCAAAAACTCAGAAGATGGGCGAATAGAAGACACCCCAAAAAAGGGAAAAAGTGGATTAAAAACAAATATTGGAAATCCATAGAAAACCAAAAATGGGTGTTCTCAGAAACCTATGAGAATGAAATCACCATTCGTCTAATAAATCATTCGGATACTAAGATTGTTCGACATATAAAAGTTAGAGGGAAAAAATCCCCCTATGATGGTGATTTTGTTTATTGGAGTCAAAGATTAAGCAAATACTCAGAGTTGCCAACAAGAGTAAAAACTTTACTCAAAAATCAAAAAGGCAAATGTTCAAGTTGTAAACTGTCATTCACCAGTCGAGACATATTGGAAGTTGACCATATCAAACCTGTAAGTCAAGGCGGAACAGACACGTACAAAAATCTGCAACTACTACATCGACACTGCCACGATAAAAAATCAAGCCAAGATTATAAAAAATGGCGAGAACAGAGGTATTCATGTCAAGAATCATCTTACTGA
- a CDS encoding excinuclease ABC subunit B, with protein sequence MSLFNLQAPFEPQGDQPTAIADLTKSLQAGNTFQTLLGATGTGKTFSIANLITNVQKPTLVLAHNKTLAAQLCNELRQFFPDNAVEYFVSYYDYYQPEAYIPVSDTYIEKTASINDEIDMLRHSATRSLFERRDVIVVASISCIYGLGMPSEYLKAAVPLKLGMEVDQRELLRDLVSVQYARNDIEIERGRFRVKGDVLEIVPAYEDRIIRIEFFGDEIEALRYVDPVTGEILQSLNGINIYPARHFVTPEERLQQACQDIKAELETRLIELETENKLLEAQRLEQRCRYDLEMLQEVGYCNGVENYSRHLAGRQPGEPPECLIDYFPDDWLLVIDESHVTVPQLRGMYNGDQARKKVLIEHGFRLPSAADNRPLKADEFWQKVNQCVFVSATPAQWELEQSGDHVAQQIIRPTGVIDPEILVRPTDGQVDDLYGEINERVAKGERVLITTLTKKMAEDLSEFFAERDLKVQYLHSEIKSIERIEILQALRKGEVDVLIGVNLLREGLDLPEVSLVAILDADKEGFLRSESSIIQTIGRAARHVQGQAILYADNLTNSMARAIEETERRRNIQIAYNKLHNIIPKPIIKNEENSILAFLDISRRLNSEQLEQITEQSAELPLEKIPELIKQLEVKMQEAAKALEFEEAAKYRDRILKLREKLLGRK encoded by the coding sequence ATGAGCCTATTTAATCTCCAAGCACCCTTTGAACCTCAAGGAGATCAACCCACCGCGATCGCTGATCTTACTAAATCATTACAAGCAGGAAATACTTTTCAGACTTTACTGGGTGCAACAGGCACAGGTAAAACTTTTTCAATTGCTAATTTAATTACCAATGTACAGAAGCCTACTTTAGTTTTGGCACATAATAAAACCCTAGCAGCCCAACTATGCAACGAGTTACGGCAGTTTTTCCCAGATAATGCTGTGGAATATTTTGTCAGTTATTACGATTATTATCAGCCAGAAGCCTATATCCCTGTCAGTGATACCTATATTGAAAAAACAGCCTCAATTAACGATGAAATAGATATGTTACGTCACTCAGCAACGCGATCGCTTTTTGAGAGGCGAGATGTGATTGTTGTGGCTTCAATTAGTTGTATTTATGGTTTGGGGATGCCTTCGGAATATCTCAAGGCTGCTGTACCCTTAAAATTGGGAATGGAAGTAGATCAACGGGAATTATTACGAGATTTGGTATCTGTACAATATGCCCGCAACGACATTGAAATTGAACGGGGGCGGTTTCGGGTTAAAGGAGATGTTTTAGAAATTGTTCCTGCTTATGAAGATCGCATTATTCGCATTGAATTTTTTGGGGATGAAATTGAAGCATTGCGTTATGTCGATCCTGTAACAGGGGAAATTCTACAAAGTTTAAATGGAATTAATATTTATCCCGCCCGACACTTTGTTACTCCCGAAGAAAGATTACAGCAAGCTTGCCAAGATATTAAAGCGGAATTGGAAACTCGTTTAATTGAATTGGAAACGGAAAATAAACTCTTAGAAGCCCAAAGACTCGAACAGCGTTGTCGTTATGACTTAGAAATGTTGCAAGAAGTCGGTTATTGTAACGGTGTGGAAAACTATTCTCGACATTTAGCAGGTAGACAACCAGGTGAACCCCCAGAATGTTTGATTGATTATTTCCCCGATGATTGGTTATTAGTTATTGATGAATCTCACGTTACTGTACCTCAATTAAGAGGAATGTATAATGGCGATCAGGCGCGCAAAAAAGTATTAATTGAACATGGTTTTAGATTACCTTCGGCTGCCGATAACCGCCCGCTAAAAGCAGATGAATTTTGGCAAAAAGTAAATCAATGTGTATTTGTTTCTGCAACCCCTGCCCAATGGGAATTAGAACAATCAGGCGATCATGTTGCCCAGCAGATTATTCGTCCTACAGGCGTAATTGATCCTGAGATTTTAGTTCGTCCTACAGATGGGCAAGTGGATGATCTTTATGGCGAAATTAATGAACGAGTGGCTAAAGGGGAAAGGGTTTTAATTACTACCTTAACTAAGAAGATGGCAGAGGATCTTAGTGAATTTTTTGCCGAACGAGATCTCAAAGTTCAATATCTCCATTCCGAAATTAAATCAATCGAACGCATTGAAATTTTACAAGCACTACGTAAAGGGGAAGTAGATGTTTTAATTGGGGTTAATCTTTTACGGGAAGGTTTGGATCTACCTGAAGTATCTTTAGTGGCTATTCTTGATGCTGATAAGGAAGGCTTTTTACGTTCTGAAAGTTCAATTATTCAAACTATAGGAAGGGCTGCCCGTCACGTCCAAGGACAGGCTATTTTATATGCCGATAATTTAACTAATAGTATGGCACGAGCAATTGAAGAAACCGAAAGACGACGTAATATTCAAATTGCTTATAATAAACTGCACAATATTATCCCCAAACCAATTATTAAAAATGAAGAGAATTCTATCTTGGCATTCTTAGATATCTCTCGCCGTTTAAACTCCGAACAATTGGAACAAATCACTGAACAATCGGCTGAATTACCTTTAGAAAAAATCCCTGAATTAATTAAACAGTTAGAAGTCAAAATGCAAGAGGCAGCTAAAGCCTTAGAATTTGAAGAAGCTGCTAAATATCGCGATCGCATTCTCAAGTTAAGAGAGAAACTATTGGGGAGAAAGTAA
- a CDS encoding putative heme peroxidase, which yields MANILIDTNIYQTGKTNFYSVNGFGNNQTNTSYGAVGSVFLNTAPLDYGDGISSPAGADRPNPRVISNTLAQQDNNIVSDRGLTNLIWVFGQFLDHDITFTPENSASRISFAVPKGDPYLDPNNTGTVNISLNNTAFVSGTGTSVSNPAQIANGITAWIDGSNIYGSAQTNATSLRSGTGGLLKTSAGNLLPFAPPDPNRPNVNSFIAGDNRVNENSALVAMHTLFMREHNRLAAELAIAHPEWTDEQLYQRARQINIAQYQAVVYREYLPSLLGVGIIPEYRGYNPSINPNLENSFSSASYRVGHTQLGSKILRLDPNGKQIPEGSLTLSEVFFRSADVIQQAGADPILRGIASSLSEKVDVKIINDIRNLLFSFSGTTTARDLFAINIQRGRLNGISDYNTVRDAFGLREVSSFAEITSDVDLQNKLASLYGNVNNIDLYVALLAEDHAPGSAVGKTFQALVAKQFLALREGDRFYYENIFTSQEIAEIEKATFSEIMRRNTNTTIIQDTAFSLLNQGSGNSERINGGLGNDSIYGGLGNDTLIGFQGDDLLFGEDGSDFLLGVDGRNLLNGGNGNDTYQLNLNAFGSEIRDSSGTDALFITNNDLNLDALNPQNPSSFGTVALSLNQPAPNTLGIAKLGNDLIIDLNRDGVANATNDLKVSNFFDNAGREGTGFIDTINNVSGGQILNHFNPNTANPVVHRFFRQDIGSHFYTTSEVEKQSIQNNLPQYKYEGTSFKAIAEDDSLTGAKPVYRFFNKNSGAHLYTISDVEKNYIQDNLNNYTFENVAYYAYDTPQANTIELYRFYQPQGDFHFFTPSVIERDYVMSNLPNYQLESNGGVAFYIQAIDV from the coding sequence ATGGCTAACATTCTTATAGATACCAATATTTATCAAACTGGAAAAACCAATTTTTATTCAGTTAATGGTTTTGGAAATAATCAAACTAATACAAGTTATGGGGCAGTTGGTAGCGTTTTCCTCAATACTGCTCCCTTAGACTATGGGGATGGTATTTCAAGTCCAGCTGGGGCAGATCGTCCAAACCCTAGAGTTATTAGTAACACATTAGCGCAACAAGATAACAATATTGTCAGTGATCGCGGTCTTACTAATTTAATTTGGGTTTTTGGTCAGTTTCTAGATCATGACATTACTTTTACTCCAGAAAATAGCGCATCAAGAATTAGTTTTGCAGTCCCAAAAGGCGATCCATATTTAGATCCAAATAATACTGGTACTGTAAATATTTCCTTAAACAATACAGCTTTTGTAAGTGGTACTGGAACAAGTGTTAGTAATCCTGCCCAAATTGCTAACGGCATCACCGCTTGGATTGATGGTTCAAATATCTATGGTTCAGCCCAAACCAATGCTACCAGCTTACGTTCAGGAACAGGTGGACTCTTAAAAACCAGTGCTGGTAATCTATTACCCTTTGCACCTCCAGATCCCAACCGCCCCAATGTAAATTCCTTTATAGCAGGGGATAATAGAGTTAACGAAAACTCTGCTTTAGTGGCGATGCACACCTTATTTATGAGGGAACATAACCGTTTAGCAGCCGAACTAGCGATCGCTCATCCCGAATGGACAGATGAACAATTATATCAACGCGCCCGTCAAATCAATATTGCCCAATATCAGGCGGTAGTTTACCGTGAATACCTACCCAGCTTATTAGGAGTGGGCATTATCCCAGAATATCGTGGTTACAATCCCAGTATTAATCCTAATCTAGAAAACAGTTTTAGTTCCGCTTCCTATCGTGTTGGTCATACCCAGTTAGGTTCAAAAATCCTACGTTTAGATCCTAACGGTAAACAAATACCCGAAGGTAGTTTAACTCTATCTGAAGTCTTTTTCCGTTCAGCCGATGTTATCCAACAAGCGGGTGCTGATCCTATTTTGCGGGGGATAGCTTCTTCCCTAAGTGAGAAAGTAGATGTCAAAATAATTAATGATATTCGCAACTTACTATTTAGTTTTAGTGGTACTACTACCGCCCGTGACTTATTCGCTATCAATATTCAACGGGGTAGACTTAACGGCATCAGTGATTATAATACCGTGCGAGATGCTTTTGGGTTACGTGAAGTTAGCAGTTTTGCTGAGATTACCAGTGATGTAGACTTACAAAATAAATTAGCATCCCTTTATGGCAATGTTAATAACATCGATTTATATGTAGCACTTTTAGCAGAAGATCACGCACCAGGATCAGCAGTGGGCAAAACATTCCAAGCCCTAGTAGCAAAACAGTTTCTGGCTTTAAGAGAAGGCGATCGCTTTTATTATGAAAATATTTTTACCTCTCAAGAAATTGCTGAGATTGAAAAGGCGACTTTCTCAGAAATTATGCGCCGTAACACCAATACAACTATTATTCAAGATACAGCTTTTTCCCTACTCAATCAGGGATCTGGTAATAGTGAAAGAATTAACGGCGGTTTAGGTAACGATAGTATTTATGGTGGGTTGGGTAACGATACCCTCATTGGTTTTCAGGGTGATGATCTATTATTTGGAGAAGATGGTAGTGATTTTCTCTTGGGGGTAGATGGTAGAAACCTGTTAAACGGTGGTAATGGTAATGATACCTATCAGTTAAATCTTAATGCTTTTGGTAGTGAGATTCGAGATTCTTCAGGTACAGATGCTCTATTTATTACCAATAATGATCTTAATTTAGATGCCCTCAATCCCCAAAATCCTAGTTCTTTTGGCACAGTCGCCCTAAGCCTTAATCAACCTGCCCCTAATACCCTTGGTATAGCTAAACTTGGCAACGATTTAATTATCGATCTCAATCGTGATGGTGTGGCTAATGCTACTAATGATCTTAAAGTTAGCAATTTCTTTGACAATGCTGGCAGGGAAGGTACAGGTTTTATCGATACTATCAATAATGTTTCTGGGGGGCAGATCCTTAATCATTTTAATCCTAATACAGCAAATCCTGTAGTTCACCGCTTCTTCCGCCAGGATATAGGATCACATTTTTACACTACCTCAGAAGTAGAAAAACAATCCATCCAAAACAATTTACCCCAATATAAATACGAGGGAACATCTTTTAAAGCTATTGCTGAGGATGATTCTCTTACAGGGGCAAAACCTGTCTATCGCTTCTTTAATAAGAATTCAGGGGCGCATTTATATACTATTTCTGATGTGGAGAAAAACTATATTCAAGACAATTTAAATAACTATACTTTTGAAAATGTTGCTTACTATGCCTACGATACCCCCCAAGCAAATACCATTGAGTTATATCGCTTCTATCAACCTCAAGGAGATTTCCACTTCTTTACACCTTCGGTAATTGAAAGAGATTATGTAATGTCCAATCTACCTAATTATCAATTAGAAAGTAATGGTGGAGTCGCTTTTTATATTCAAGCAATTGATGTGTAA